The following are encoded in a window of bacterium (Candidatus Blackallbacteria) CG13_big_fil_rev_8_21_14_2_50_49_14 genomic DNA:
- a CDS encoding nicotinate phosphoribosyltransferase, protein MSLIPTHNQTLITDLYQLTMAAGYYSRGMQQTSSFELYVRRLPKNRNFLVAAGLEQALDYLENLRFEAKEIAYLQSLPVFSNVDPSFWDYLKNFRFEGEVWALREGSVFFPYEPILRVTAPVIQAQLVETWLLSLINYQTSVASKAARIWLACQSGEKPVDFVDFGSRRAHGPEASVLATRAAYLGGAVATANVYAGMHLGLPVKGTAAHSWTMAFESEPEAFAAYHAVFPHNSVLLIDTYDTAQGARHATALGSELQGVRLDSGDFLSLSREVRQILDAAGLEKAKIVVSGDMNEDKIAALMAEKAPIDIFGVGTELVTSIDAPSLGGVYKLVEQTESDGTQHYRVKLSSSKVSYPGIKQVWRTHSSLGFSHDLLALQGESISGAMPQLSCVMKAGKRLQAPPALPLLREICLEQLQNLPERLQALPVAEEAYPVTQSPALRDLFASLKAEYEKNQAERSPL, encoded by the coding sequence ATGTCTCTGATACCCACCCACAACCAAACCCTGATCACCGACCTCTACCAACTCACTATGGCTGCCGGCTATTATTCGCGCGGCATGCAACAGACCTCAAGTTTTGAACTCTATGTGCGCCGTTTACCCAAAAATCGCAATTTTCTCGTGGCCGCCGGGCTGGAACAGGCCCTCGACTATCTCGAAAACCTGCGTTTTGAAGCTAAAGAAATTGCCTATTTACAATCCCTGCCCGTTTTTTCAAACGTCGATCCCAGCTTTTGGGATTACCTCAAAAACTTCAGATTTGAAGGCGAAGTCTGGGCCCTGCGCGAAGGCAGTGTCTTCTTCCCCTATGAGCCCATTCTGCGCGTAACCGCCCCTGTGATTCAGGCGCAATTGGTGGAAACCTGGCTGCTTTCGCTGATCAATTACCAAACCTCGGTGGCAAGCAAAGCCGCAAGAATCTGGTTGGCCTGCCAGAGCGGCGAAAAACCTGTCGATTTTGTCGATTTTGGCTCACGGCGGGCCCACGGCCCTGAAGCCAGCGTGCTGGCTACGCGCGCAGCCTATCTTGGTGGAGCCGTCGCCACCGCCAATGTCTATGCAGGCATGCATCTGGGCTTGCCTGTGAAAGGTACAGCCGCCCATTCCTGGACCATGGCCTTTGAAAGTGAACCTGAAGCCTTCGCGGCCTACCATGCAGTCTTTCCCCACAATTCAGTCCTGCTGATTGACACCTATGATACAGCCCAAGGCGCTCGCCATGCCACAGCCCTGGGCTCAGAACTGCAGGGCGTCCGCCTCGACAGTGGCGATTTTTTAAGTCTCAGTCGCGAAGTACGCCAAATTCTCGATGCCGCAGGGCTTGAAAAGGCCAAGATCGTGGTCAGCGGCGATATGAACGAAGATAAAATCGCCGCCCTGATGGCTGAAAAAGCCCCGATTGATATCTTTGGCGTCGGCACGGAGCTGGTCACCAGCATTGATGCGCCTTCTCTGGGGGGCGTGTATAAACTGGTCGAGCAGACCGAAAGCGACGGCACCCAGCACTACCGCGTCAAGCTCAGCAGCAGCAAAGTCAGTTACCCAGGCATCAAACAGGTCTGGCGCACCCATTCCAGCCTGGGTTTTTCCCACGATCTGCTGGCCCTGCAAGGCGAAAGCATCAGCGGAGCCATGCCGCAACTGAGCTGTGTGATGAAAGCAGGCAAACGCCTTCAAGCCCCCCCTGCGCTGCCTTTGCTGCGGGAAATCTGCCTCGAACAGTTGCAAAATCTGCCCGAAAGACTACAGGCTCTGCCTGTGGCAGAAGAGGCTTACCCTGTTACGCAAAGCCCGGCCCTGCGCGATCTCTTTGCCTCACTCAAAGCCGAATACGAAAAAAACCAGGCCGAAAGGAGTCCCCTATGA
- a CDS encoding isochorismatase, translating to MNTPFVFVDIDTQFDFMRPEGGLYVPGAEGLEPGLARLIQHARSHGIPIVASADAHAPDDPEFSQFPPHCVKGTSGQKRVEATRIAEAQILPNTPSDFNPEESQALVLEKTVFDIFGNPNAEAVFQAWAPERCYVFGVATDYCVRAAALGLRQRGYTVTVIEDAIKAVTPEGEARTLEEMRAAGVHFAKLEQVLEETK from the coding sequence ATGAATACCCCCTTTGTCTTTGTCGATATTGATACCCAATTTGATTTCATGCGCCCCGAAGGTGGGCTTTACGTGCCCGGCGCAGAAGGCCTTGAACCCGGTCTGGCCCGACTGATTCAGCACGCCCGCAGCCATGGTATTCCCATTGTGGCCTCCGCTGATGCCCACGCCCCCGATGACCCTGAATTTAGCCAATTTCCTCCCCACTGCGTGAAAGGTACAAGCGGTCAGAAACGGGTAGAAGCCACCCGAATTGCCGAAGCACAGATCCTGCCCAACACCCCAAGCGACTTCAACCCCGAAGAAAGTCAGGCCCTGGTGCTCGAAAAAACAGTCTTTGATATCTTTGGCAACCCCAATGCCGAAGCTGTATTTCAAGCTTGGGCCCCAGAACGCTGCTATGTCTTTGGCGTCGCCACCGATTACTGTGTGCGTGCCGCAGCTCTGGGCCTGCGCCAGAGAGGCTATACCGTCACCGTGATCGAAGATGCAATCAAGGCAGTGACCCCTGAAGGCGAGGCCCGCACCCTTGAAGAAATGAGGGCCGCTGGCGTACACTTTGCGAAGCTCGAACAAGTGCTGGAGGAAACAAAATGA
- a CDS encoding NAD+ synthase produces MKVAIAQINTTVGALKANTEKMLDLIERAREAQADLLMFPELAITGYPPMDLLDRESFVEANLECLDSLRKASHGLHVVVGFVDRNLTNKGKKLFNAAAMLHNGKITSIHHKTLLPTYDVFDEDRYFEPADLVTPVNLLSHHAGVSICEDLWNDSDFWSRRLYLSDPIESLARQGMDLLLNISASPFHTGKPQLRLSMVQAACRKYKLPAIYVNQVGGNDGLIFDGHSFIVDAEGHLVWMGKGFEEEFTVLELEALRALPDFHWAEDMAMIEQALVLGTRDYLHKTGFKSAVLGLSGGIDSAITAAIAAQALGPENVLGIAMPSQYSSEGSVTDAEALAKNLGVQYREIPIRPMFDSFREALAPAFEGKTEDVTEENLQARIRGNLLMALSNKFGHLLLTTGNKSEMAVGYCTLYGDMCGGLGVIADLPKTWVYELARYMNRKGEVIPENTITKPPSAELRPDQTDQDSLPPYDILDGILTAYIEEHKSNAEISELGYDREVVDWVIRKINFNEYKRRQAPPGLKVTRKAFGQGRRYPIARGYDGA; encoded by the coding sequence ATGAAAGTCGCGATTGCTCAAATCAACACCACGGTAGGGGCCCTCAAGGCCAATACTGAGAAAATGCTGGATCTGATCGAAAGGGCCCGTGAAGCACAAGCTGATCTGCTGATGTTTCCAGAGCTGGCGATTACAGGCTATCCCCCCATGGATCTGCTCGATCGCGAAAGCTTTGTCGAGGCCAATCTGGAATGTCTCGACAGCCTGCGCAAAGCCAGTCATGGGCTGCATGTGGTGGTCGGTTTTGTCGATCGCAACCTGACCAACAAAGGCAAAAAACTCTTCAATGCCGCAGCGATGCTTCACAATGGCAAAATCACCTCGATTCACCACAAAACACTCTTACCGACCTACGATGTTTTTGACGAAGATCGCTATTTCGAACCTGCCGATCTGGTCACGCCGGTCAATCTGCTCAGCCACCACGCTGGCGTTTCAATCTGTGAAGATCTCTGGAACGACTCCGATTTCTGGAGCCGCCGTCTTTATCTCAGCGATCCAATTGAAAGCCTGGCCCGCCAGGGCATGGATCTTCTGCTCAATATCTCAGCTTCACCCTTTCATACCGGCAAGCCCCAACTGAGACTCTCCATGGTTCAGGCTGCCTGCCGCAAATACAAGCTGCCTGCGATCTATGTCAATCAGGTCGGGGGCAATGATGGGCTGATCTTTGACGGTCACAGCTTTATTGTCGATGCCGAAGGCCACCTGGTCTGGATGGGCAAAGGCTTTGAAGAAGAATTTACGGTTCTGGAGCTGGAAGCGCTTCGAGCCCTGCCTGATTTTCACTGGGCCGAAGACATGGCCATGATTGAACAGGCGCTGGTTTTGGGTACCCGCGATTATCTGCACAAAACCGGTTTCAAAAGCGCAGTCTTGGGCCTCAGTGGCGGAATCGACTCTGCAATTACCGCCGCAATTGCAGCCCAGGCCTTGGGGCCTGAAAACGTGCTGGGCATCGCCATGCCTTCGCAGTATTCTTCAGAAGGCAGTGTCACCGATGCCGAAGCCCTTGCCAAAAACCTGGGCGTTCAATACCGTGAAATTCCCATCCGCCCTATGTTTGACAGTTTCCGTGAAGCCCTGGCCCCTGCTTTTGAGGGCAAAACCGAAGATGTAACCGAAGAAAACCTCCAGGCCCGTATCCGGGGCAACCTGCTGATGGCGCTCTCAAACAAATTTGGTCATTTGCTCTTAACCACGGGCAATAAATCGGAAATGGCAGTGGGCTACTGCACCCTCTATGGCGATATGTGCGGCGGGCTGGGTGTGATTGCCGACTTGCCCAAAACCTGGGTTTATGAGCTGGCGCGCTATATGAACCGCAAGGGCGAAGTCATTCCCGAAAACACGATTACCAAACCGCCCTCTGCTGAACTGAGACCGGATCAAACCGACCAGGACAGCCTGCCCCCTTACGATATACTCGACGGCATTCTCACCGCTTATATCGAAGAGCACAAAAGCAATGCCGAGATTTCAGAACTGGGCTATGACCGCGAAGTCGTGGATTGGGTGATTCGCAAGATCAACTTCAACGAATACAAACGCCGCCAGGCCCCTCCGGGGCTTAAAGTTACACGCAAGGCCTTTGGCCAAGGACGTCGCTATCCGATTGCCCGTGGCTACGACGGCGCATAA
- a CDS encoding glycosyl transferase: MKIYSVILYCLNTLVLLYFFLLNSTYLMTCILAFFKLKDYRHQLQLIQTQELLSMTHIPSISIIAPAYNEAATCVEAIHALLNLEYPEYEILLINDGSKDQTLEILKQAFDLHPVAVVPMADLVTQPVKQVYKSRNYPLLWVIDKENGGKADALNVGLNFCHHPLFCAIDADTLIERDALLRIVRPFLEDFSTVAAGGIIRIINDCEVEKGKVKKIVLPHNFWARIQVLEYLRAFLVARVGWDTLNALLIISGAFGLFKRSMAIEVGGYDTQTVGEDMELVVRMHRHCREEKIPYRISFVPDPVAWTECPEDLKMLSRQRERWQRGLTEVMFKHKVFLFQKRYGILGWLVFPYFFILETWGILLEFCGYFFFLISALLGKLSLEYMLAFFSLAFLYGLLISFMALFLEEFIFYRYRSLWDIAELLYISLAENFGFRQLSSYWRFKGTLKTLLGIQGQWGKMERKGFQKKSETQAK, from the coding sequence ATGAAAATTTACAGCGTGATCCTTTATTGTTTGAACACCCTGGTTCTGCTCTATTTTTTTCTGCTCAATTCAACCTATCTGATGACCTGTATCCTGGCCTTTTTTAAACTCAAAGATTACCGTCACCAACTCCAATTGATACAGACTCAGGAATTGTTGAGTATGACCCATATCCCCTCGATCAGCATTATTGCGCCAGCCTATAATGAAGCTGCCACTTGTGTCGAGGCCATTCACGCCCTGCTGAATCTGGAATATCCAGAATACGAAATTTTACTCATTAACGATGGCTCCAAAGATCAAACCTTAGAAATACTCAAACAGGCCTTTGATTTACATCCCGTTGCCGTGGTACCCATGGCCGATCTCGTGACCCAGCCTGTCAAACAGGTCTATAAAAGTCGGAATTACCCCCTGCTCTGGGTGATTGACAAAGAGAATGGCGGCAAAGCCGACGCCCTGAACGTGGGTTTAAATTTTTGTCACCATCCACTTTTTTGTGCGATTGATGCCGATACATTAATTGAAAGAGACGCGCTCTTGAGAATTGTCAGGCCCTTTCTTGAAGATTTCAGCACCGTCGCAGCCGGAGGAATTATCCGCATCATCAATGACTGTGAAGTAGAAAAAGGCAAAGTCAAGAAAATCGTTTTGCCGCATAATTTTTGGGCCCGCATTCAGGTGCTTGAATATTTACGCGCCTTTCTCGTGGCAAGGGTGGGGTGGGATACCCTCAACGCACTCTTGATTATTTCCGGAGCGTTTGGACTGTTTAAACGTTCAATGGCAATTGAAGTGGGGGGCTATGATACCCAAACGGTGGGTGAAGATATGGAACTGGTGGTGCGCATGCACCGCCACTGCCGCGAAGAAAAAATACCCTACCGGATTTCGTTTGTTCCCGACCCTGTGGCCTGGACAGAATGCCCTGAAGACTTGAAAATGCTCAGTCGCCAACGCGAACGGTGGCAAAGAGGTCTGACTGAAGTCATGTTCAAACACAAAGTTTTTCTCTTTCAGAAGCGCTATGGAATATTGGGATGGCTGGTCTTTCCCTATTTTTTCATATTAGAAACCTGGGGCATTCTGCTCGAATTCTGCGGTTATTTTTTCTTTTTGATTTCAGCCTTGCTGGGAAAACTTTCCTTGGAGTATATGCTCGCTTTTTTCAGCCTGGCTTTTTTATATGGTCTACTGATCTCTTTCATGGCTCTGTTTCTCGAAGAGTTTATCTTTTATCGCTACCGAAGCCTGTGGGATATCGCAGAACTGCTTTATATCTCGCTGGCTGAAAATTTTGGCTTTCGCCAACTGTCTTCCTACTGGCGTTTTAAAGGCACCCTGAAAACCCTGCTGGGCATCCAAGGCCAGTGGGGAAAAATGGAACGCAAAGGTTTTCAAAAAAAGTCTGAAACTCAGGCCAAATAA
- a CDS encoding hybrid sensor histidine kinase/response regulator, with protein sequence MNAPLPSNEAERLENLYHYQILDTLEEQVWNDLALLASQICQTPIAAVSFVDRDRQWFKAVTGLAVKETSRDLAFCAHAILQNRPLIVENALEDPRFAENALVLEEPLLRFYAGAQIESKEGFILGALCVIDRVSRELTSQQVFALQALSRQVTALLDLHVRARELKQEKERAEKFSQAKSEFLSQMSHEFRTPLNAIIGFSELLLDEADETSLPQNTQADISQILASGQDLLCMVNDLLDLAKIEAGKMKVFIEKIDFPLFLNRVCSALAPLKLKNANELVLELPADLAELSFYTDQQKLKQILFNLLANSLKFTKNGRVCLRVSADEKQIFFSVQDNGIGISAETTANIFGAFSQADETVSAQYGGSGLGLPLSRQFAHILGGEIYVESQVGKGSTFTLSLPLSVADIKLRQ encoded by the coding sequence ATGAATGCACCTTTGCCCTCCAATGAAGCTGAACGTCTTGAAAATCTTTACCATTATCAGATTTTGGATACGCTTGAAGAGCAGGTTTGGAATGACCTCGCTTTGCTGGCTTCTCAAATTTGTCAAACGCCGATTGCTGCCGTTAGTTTTGTCGATCGGGATCGGCAGTGGTTCAAAGCCGTTACGGGTTTGGCAGTGAAAGAAACCTCTCGGGACCTGGCCTTTTGTGCCCATGCGATTCTTCAAAACAGGCCCTTGATTGTTGAAAATGCGCTGGAAGACCCGCGTTTTGCTGAGAATGCCTTGGTCTTAGAGGAGCCTTTGCTGCGATTTTATGCGGGGGCACAGATTGAAAGTAAAGAAGGCTTTATCTTGGGGGCTCTCTGTGTGATTGATAGGGTTTCCCGTGAGTTGACTTCCCAACAGGTTTTCGCTTTACAAGCGCTTTCACGCCAGGTGACAGCTTTGCTCGATTTGCATGTTCGGGCTCGCGAGCTGAAACAGGAAAAAGAACGGGCTGAAAAATTTTCTCAAGCCAAGAGTGAATTCCTTTCTCAAATGAGTCATGAGTTTCGTACGCCTTTAAACGCGATTATTGGTTTCAGTGAACTTTTGCTTGACGAAGCAGACGAAACCAGCCTGCCTCAGAATACCCAAGCGGATATCTCCCAAATTTTGGCTTCGGGCCAGGATTTGCTCTGTATGGTCAACGATTTGCTTGACCTGGCTAAAATTGAAGCCGGTAAAATGAAGGTTTTTATTGAAAAGATAGATTTTCCCCTGTTCTTAAATCGGGTTTGCTCTGCGCTTGCGCCTTTGAAATTAAAAAATGCCAACGAATTGGTGCTTGAACTGCCCGCTGACCTGGCTGAGCTTTCGTTTTATACGGATCAACAAAAATTAAAGCAAATTCTTTTTAATTTATTAGCAAACTCTTTAAAATTCACTAAAAATGGGCGTGTCTGTTTGCGTGTTTCGGCAGATGAAAAGCAAATCTTTTTTTCTGTTCAGGATAATGGCATTGGAATTTCGGCTGAAACAACTGCGAATATATTTGGCGCTTTTTCTCAAGCCGATGAAACGGTGTCTGCTCAATATGGGGGCTCGGGTTTGGGATTGCCCCTGAGTCGCCAGTTTGCACATATTTTGGGGGGAGAAATTTATGTTGAAAGTCAGGTGGGCAAAGGCAGCACCTTTACTTTGTCTTTGCCCTTGAGCGTAGCAGATATTAAACTGCGGCAGTGA
- a CDS encoding methylmalonyl-CoA carboxyltransferase produces the protein MTDSTQEKIATLQKFHDEIQNSEAQALKKQHAKGKKTARERLELLLDPGSFVEFDKFSVHRCDNFGMEDKKIPGDGVITGWGKIHGRPVYVFSNDFTVFGGSLGEVFAEKICKIMDLAVQNGAPVIGINDSGGARIQEGVVSLAGYADIFYRNVHTSGVVPQISVIMGPCAGGAVYSPALTDFTFMVEGTSHMFITGPDVVKAVTGEEITFEALGGADTHTRLSGVAHFAFPDEAECLENVRYLMSFLPPNNLDNAPVYPCADPLEREDEALNTFIPDNPNKPYDMHTIINSVVDEGEFFEVQPAHAGNLITGFARMAGKTVGLVANQPMVLAGTLDIDASVKGARFVRFCDAFNIPLITFVDVPGFLPGREQEHGGIIRHGAKLLYAYAEASVPKITLITRKAYGGAYDVMCSKHLHADMNFAWPTAEIAVMGSDGAVQIIFRRQIQAAEDPQAEARKLTEEYKQTFANPYVAAGRGYIDDVILPAQTRHTLIRALEMNHSKREARPKRKHGNIPL, from the coding sequence ATGACCGATTCAACCCAGGAAAAAATCGCGACCCTTCAGAAATTTCACGACGAGATTCAAAACAGTGAAGCGCAGGCACTGAAAAAGCAACATGCCAAGGGCAAGAAAACGGCCCGTGAACGCCTGGAGCTGCTTTTAGACCCCGGTTCTTTTGTTGAGTTTGATAAGTTTTCCGTGCACCGCTGTGATAATTTTGGCATGGAAGATAAAAAAATTCCGGGCGATGGTGTGATTACTGGTTGGGGAAAAATTCATGGCCGCCCGGTCTATGTTTTTTCGAATGATTTTACAGTTTTTGGGGGGTCTTTGGGAGAAGTTTTTGCAGAAAAAATCTGTAAGATTATGGATCTTGCCGTGCAGAATGGCGCCCCGGTGATTGGCATTAACGATTCAGGCGGCGCCCGTATCCAGGAAGGTGTGGTCAGTCTGGCAGGCTATGCGGATATTTTTTACCGCAATGTCCATACTTCGGGGGTGGTTCCTCAGATCTCTGTGATTATGGGGCCCTGTGCCGGAGGGGCAGTTTACTCTCCGGCACTTACGGATTTTACCTTTATGGTTGAAGGCACCAGCCATATGTTTATTACCGGGCCCGACGTGGTCAAGGCAGTCACGGGTGAAGAAATCACCTTCGAAGCTTTGGGGGGGGCGGATACCCATACCCGCTTGAGTGGTGTTGCCCATTTTGCTTTTCCGGATGAAGCCGAATGTCTTGAAAATGTGCGCTATTTGATGAGTTTTTTGCCGCCCAATAATCTCGACAATGCCCCTGTCTACCCCTGTGCAGATCCCCTCGAGCGTGAAGACGAAGCTTTAAATACCTTTATTCCCGATAATCCCAACAAGCCCTATGATATGCACACCATCATCAACAGCGTGGTGGATGAGGGCGAATTCTTTGAAGTGCAGCCCGCGCATGCAGGCAATTTAATCACCGGCTTTGCCCGTATGGCAGGCAAAACCGTGGGTTTGGTGGCCAATCAGCCCATGGTTTTGGCCGGTACGCTTGATATCGACGCCTCTGTGAAGGGCGCGCGCTTTGTGCGCTTTTGTGATGCTTTCAATATTCCCTTGATTACCTTTGTCGATGTACCCGGCTTTTTACCTGGGCGCGAACAGGAACATGGCGGTATTATCCGGCACGGAGCCAAACTCTTGTATGCCTATGCTGAAGCCAGTGTTCCCAAAATTACTCTGATTACTCGCAAAGCCTATGGTGGAGCCTATGACGTGATGTGCAGCAAGCATTTGCACGCGGATATGAATTTTGCCTGGCCCACGGCTGAAATTGCAGTCATGGGTTCAGATGGGGCTGTTCAGATTATTTTTCGCCGCCAGATTCAAGCGGCAGAAGACCCCCAGGCAGAAGCGCGCAAACTGACCGAGGAATATAAGCAAACCTTTGCCAATCCCTATGTGGCAGCCGGTAGAGGCTATATTGATGACGTGATTTTACCCGCTCAAACCCGCCATACCTTGATTCGTGCGCTGGAGATGAACCATAGCAAGCGCGAGGCCCGCCCCAAACGCAAACATGGAAATATTCCCCTATGA